From one Rhodoferax sp. PAMC 29310 genomic stretch:
- a CDS encoding type III pantothenate kinase, whose protein sequence is MTFLAIDVGNTRLKWALYPSAKGNAVPMAQGAEFLDNIEKLSEGAWANLPAPTQMLGCIVAGDAVKRRVQEQMEIWDLAPHWVVSSAEEAGLTNGYDHPTRLGADRWVAMIGAWHRGLAQGPASPMVVVMVGTAVTVEAIDASGKFLGGIILPGHGIMLRALESGTAGLHVPTGTVREFPTNTSDALTSGGTFAIAGAVECMVKHVRTHCGTEPKCFMTGGAGWKMAPSMSVPFELAENLIFDGLLEMAARRFQGKQTASAQII, encoded by the coding sequence ATGACCTTTTTGGCAATCGACGTTGGCAACACCCGCCTGAAATGGGCGCTCTACCCCAGTGCCAAGGGGAATGCCGTCCCCATGGCCCAGGGAGCGGAGTTTTTGGACAATATAGAGAAGCTCTCTGAAGGGGCCTGGGCCAACCTGCCGGCCCCCACCCAAATGCTGGGCTGCATCGTGGCCGGTGACGCGGTGAAGCGCCGTGTCCAAGAACAAATGGAGATTTGGGACCTGGCCCCGCACTGGGTGGTGTCCAGCGCCGAAGAGGCCGGACTGACCAATGGCTACGACCACCCCACCCGGCTGGGTGCGGACCGCTGGGTGGCCATGATTGGCGCTTGGCACCGGGGTTTGGCCCAAGGGCCGGCGAGTCCGATGGTGGTGGTCATGGTGGGCACGGCCGTCACGGTAGAGGCCATTGACGCCAGCGGCAAGTTCCTGGGCGGCATCATCCTGCCCGGTCACGGCATCATGCTGCGCGCGCTGGAGTCCGGCACCGCCGGCCTCCACGTGCCCACAGGCACGGTGCGTGAATTTCCCACCAACACCAGCGACGCCCTGACCAGCGGTGGCACATTTGCCATTGCCGGGGCGGTGGAATGCATGGTTAAACATGTGCGCACCCACTGCGGTACCGAGCCCAAGTGCTTCATGACCGGTGGCGCCGGCTGGAAAATGGCGCCGAGCATGTCGGTGCCGTTTGAGCTGGCCGAGAACCTGATTTTTGATGGCCTGCTGGAAATGGCAGCCCGACGATTTCAAGGAAAACAGACTGCTAGCGCCCAGATTATCTAG